A genome region from bacterium Unc6 includes the following:
- a CDS encoding translation elongation factor Ts — protein MADTLEQIRELRFKTSAGVGDCRQALDQSRGDINLAIEILRKKGIALVAKRSGRTTKEGMVASYIHHNGKLGVLVEINCETDFVAKNEEFQSFVKDITLQVAASAPLYVKKEDIPSDVCEKEKEILKAQISGNKPAVAIDKIIEGRLQKFYEEKCLLEQPYVKDPNKKIKDLLGEIVGKIGENILIRRFVRFQVGEEV, from the coding sequence ATGGCAGATACACTGGAACAGATCAGAGAGCTTCGTTTTAAGACAAGCGCAGGGGTTGGTGATTGCAGACAGGCATTAGACCAATCAAGAGGAGATATAAATCTTGCAATAGAAATATTAAGAAAGAAGGGTATTGCTCTTGTTGCTAAAAGGTCGGGAAGAACAACAAAAGAGGGTATGGTTGCATCATATATTCATCACAATGGTAAGTTAGGTGTTCTTGTAGAAATAAATTGTGAAACAGATTTTGTCGCAAAGAACGAGGAATTCCAGTCCTTTGTTAAGGATATAACCTTACAGGTTGCAGCAAGTGCTCCGTTATATGTAAAAAAAGAAGATATTCCTTCTGATGTTTGTGAAAAGGAAAAAGAAATACTGAAAGCACAAATATCGGGGAATAAACCGGCGGTGGCTATAGATAAAATCATTGAAGGGAGATTGCAAAAGTTTTATGAGGAAAAGTGTCTTCTTGAGCAGCCATACGTAAAAGATCCAAATAAAAAAATAAAAGACCTTCTTGGTGAGATAGTGGGAAAGATTGGAGAAAACATTTTAATAAGAAGGTTTGTCCGATTTCAGGTCGGAGAAGAAGTGTAA
- a CDS encoding 30S ribosomal protein S2 has protein sequence MEQITVKELLAAGVHFGHQTKRWNPKMQQYIFGEREGIHIIDLQKTHQKLLVAMNFLKSIAEKGEDILFVGTKRQIKQIVEEEAGRCGVFYISNRWPGGLLTNFETIRQSMKQYNNLQGIETDERKNQYTKKEILKFVRIRQKIEKTLGGIVSMNRLPSVLCIIDVNKEVLSVKEANSLGIPVVGVVDTNANPEPIKYPVPGNDDAMRSVKTLLSCFADAVLEGKRVFEETHPAKEVSSSIEETKHSANIEEEITEEKAKKPFFKKSPYRWKEKQDRKNKTKI, from the coding sequence ATGGAACAGATTACAGTAAAAGAATTACTTGCAGCGGGGGTTCATTTCGGGCACCAGACCAAAAGATGGAATCCAAAGATGCAACAGTACATCTTTGGAGAAAGAGAAGGTATCCATATTATAGATTTGCAAAAAACGCATCAAAAACTTTTAGTTGCAATGAATTTTTTAAAAAGTATAGCAGAGAAAGGGGAGGACATACTTTTTGTCGGAACTAAAAGACAGATAAAACAAATTGTTGAGGAAGAGGCCGGAAGGTGCGGCGTATTTTATATAAGCAATCGTTGGCCAGGCGGTCTTTTAACAAACTTCGAAACTATTCGTCAATCTATGAAGCAGTACAACAACTTGCAGGGTATTGAGACGGATGAAAGGAAAAATCAGTATACGAAAAAAGAGATTTTAAAATTTGTTAGGATAAGACAAAAGATAGAAAAAACACTGGGTGGTATTGTTTCTATGAATAGGCTTCCATCTGTTTTGTGTATTATTGATGTTAACAAGGAAGTTTTATCAGTAAAAGAGGCAAACAGTTTAGGTATCCCGGTTGTTGGAGTTGTTGATACAAATGCTAATCCAGAGCCCATTAAATATCCTGTTCCGGGCAATGATGATGCAATGCGTTCTGTCAAAACATTGCTATCATGTTTTGCAGATGCAGTATTAGAAGGTAAAAGGGTTTTTGAAGAAACACACCCTGCAAAAGAAGTATCATCTTCAATAGAAGAAACAAAACACAGTGCAAACATTGAAGAAGAAATAACAGAAGAAAAAGCAAAAAAGCCTTTTTTTAAGAAAAGCCCATATCGGTGGAAAGAAAAACAAGACAGAAAAAATAAAACAAAAATATAA
- a CDS encoding thioredoxin: MSDVKELNETNFESVISNSAPVLIDFFAPWCGPCKMMSPIIDRVAKEFEGKLNVYKINIDENKTLASRYGIMSVPTLIFFKSSKEVTRSVGLVNIGEIKRKIEDILKQ, translated from the coding sequence ATGTCAGATGTAAAAGAATTAAATGAAACAAATTTTGAATCGGTTATCTCTAATTCGGCACCGGTGCTGATTGATTTTTTTGCCCCCTGGTGTGGTCCCTGTAAGATGATGTCTCCTATAATAGACCGGGTGGCAAAAGAATTTGAAGGAAAGTTAAATGTATATAAAATAAATATTGATGAAAACAAGACACTTGCATCAAGGTATGGTATAATGTCAGTTCCCACACTTATATTTTTTAAAAGTTCCAAAGAAGTTACAAGAAGTGTCGGGCTTGTTAATATAGGTGAAATAAAAAGAAAGATAGAAGATATTTTAAAGCAATAA
- a CDS encoding electron transport complex subunit RsxC, whose amino-acid sequence MSYFRGGVHLKTNKELTRSLQIKNAQIPSKVFIPLVQHMGVPCENVVQVADSVKKGTTIGRCDKFVGASIHSSISGKVLKIEKWNHPVFDCYDGVWIENDGKEESEKFEKSNFQTSDVHTIRKRIQQAGVVGMGGAGFPTHVKLSPPHEKKIEVLIINGAECEPYITSDYRLMLENPKQIWKGVRWMAKALGVNKAILAIEDDKKECLDSMSKNISFDGLDIQVKVLPVMYPQGAEKQVIFALTGKEVPSGGGLPMDVGVVVQNVGTCFAVHQALDEGKPLYERIVTVTGKGVKNPSNLRVRIGTTFKDCIEQCGGLTEDAYSIVSGGPMMGIAQHTMDTPVIKGTSAILVLTKEDVHQQEEMRCIRCGRCIRSCPIMLSPTLLAGFIKKENLDLAKRYNVIDCIECGCCDFVCPSHIPLVHWLKFGKMLLRDKK is encoded by the coding sequence TTGTCTTATTTTCGTGGCGGTGTGCACCTTAAAACAAATAAAGAATTAACAAGATCTTTACAGATAAAGAACGCTCAAATTCCATCAAAGGTATTTATACCCCTTGTTCAGCATATGGGTGTCCCTTGTGAAAATGTTGTGCAGGTGGCAGACTCTGTAAAAAAAGGAACCACAATAGGCAGGTGCGATAAGTTTGTGGGCGCAAGTATTCATTCAAGCATATCCGGGAAGGTATTAAAAATAGAAAAATGGAATCATCCTGTCTTTGACTGTTATGATGGCGTATGGATTGAAAATGACGGGAAAGAAGAATCTGAAAAATTTGAAAAATCTAATTTTCAGACCTCTGATGTTCATACAATAAGAAAAAGGATACAGCAGGCAGGTGTTGTCGGTATGGGAGGAGCGGGTTTTCCTACGCATGTAAAATTAAGTCCACCGCATGAAAAAAAAATAGAGGTTCTCATAATAAATGGTGCCGAATGTGAGCCATATATTACATCAGATTACAGGCTAATGCTTGAAAACCCCAAGCAGATATGGAAAGGTGTCCGATGGATGGCAAAAGCATTGGGTGTAAATAAAGCGATTCTTGCAATAGAAGACGATAAAAAAGAATGTTTAGACTCTATGTCAAAAAACATCTCTTTCGACGGGCTGGATATACAGGTAAAGGTTCTTCCTGTTATGTATCCACAGGGAGCGGAAAAACAGGTGATATTTGCACTCACAGGAAAAGAGGTACCCTCGGGGGGCGGGCTTCCAATGGATGTGGGCGTTGTGGTGCAGAATGTCGGAACCTGTTTTGCGGTTCATCAGGCACTGGATGAGGGGAAACCTCTTTATGAAAGAATTGTTACGGTAACCGGAAAGGGAGTTAAAAATCCTTCTAATTTAAGAGTAAGAATAGGAACAACATTTAAGGATTGCATAGAACAGTGTGGAGGATTAACCGAAGATGCATACTCAATTGTAAGCGGTGGTCCTATGATGGGGATTGCCCAGCATACAATGGACACGCCTGTTATAAAAGGAACATCGGCAATTCTTGTTCTTACAAAAGAAGATGTGCATCAACAAGAAGAAATGCGGTGTATAAGATGTGGCCGTTGTATAAGGTCCTGCCCTATAATGTTATCTCCTACACTTCTTGCAGGTTTTATAAAAAAAGAAAACCTTGATCTGGCAAAAAGGTACAATGTAATAGATTGCATAGAGTGCGGGTGTTGCGATTTTGTTTGTCCTTCACATATCCCACTTGTGCACTGGCTCAAGTTCGGGAAAATGCTTTTAAGAGACAAGAAATGA
- a CDS encoding 3-dehydroquinate synthase II: MQQKKVWIKIEKWDKDAVIASLESGADAVVLPCGYTQKVRELGKIQVISSDGDLKPDVDVERVVIDSKEDEKKALTLSRTKTVIVSTPDWTVIPLENLVARSESIFAEVKDFEQARLCLHILEKGVAGIVLVNSDIGEIKKTISFIKQISPSLQIQKAQVVSTRAIGIGDRVCIDTTSIMKKGEGILVGNTSSGFFLVHAETEENPYVASRPFRVNAGGVHAYCITSWGKTMYLSELKSGDEVLIVDYKGKNRLASVGRIKIETRPMLLIEAKVLESPISLILQNAETINLTCESGEPVSVTKLKPGDNVLVYIEKSGRHFGIQVEETIVER; the protein is encoded by the coding sequence ATGCAACAAAAAAAAGTATGGATAAAAATTGAAAAGTGGGATAAGGATGCTGTTATTGCAAGCCTTGAATCAGGAGCAGATGCCGTAGTGCTCCCCTGTGGCTATACTCAAAAAGTCAGAGAATTAGGGAAAATACAGGTTATCTCTTCTGACGGAGATTTAAAGCCTGATGTGGATGTTGAAAGGGTTGTGATTGATAGCAAAGAAGATGAAAAAAAGGCACTAACACTTTCCAGGACAAAAACTGTAATTGTAAGCACTCCGGATTGGACAGTTATACCCCTTGAAAATCTTGTTGCCCGGTCTGAATCCATATTTGCAGAAGTTAAGGATTTTGAACAGGCAAGGCTTTGTCTTCACATCCTTGAAAAAGGGGTTGCCGGGATTGTTCTTGTGAATTCTGATATAGGAGAAATAAAAAAGACAATTTCTTTTATCAAACAGATCTCACCTTCTTTACAGATTCAAAAGGCCCAGGTTGTATCTACCCGTGCCATTGGTATAGGAGACAGGGTTTGTATAGACACAACCTCCATAATGAAAAAAGGCGAGGGAATACTTGTGGGCAATACCTCATCAGGTTTTTTTCTTGTCCATGCTGAAACAGAAGAGAATCCATATGTGGCTTCCCGTCCTTTCCGTGTCAATGCAGGTGGTGTGCATGCATATTGTATAACCTCTTGGGGTAAAACAATGTATCTTTCCGAACTAAAATCAGGCGATGAGGTTTTAATTGTTGATTATAAGGGAAAAAACAGGCTCGCATCTGTGGGAAGAATAAAGATAGAAACAAGGCCTATGCTTCTTATTGAAGCAAAAGTATTAGAAAGCCCAATATCCCTTATCCTTCAGAATGCCGAAACAATTAATCTTACCTGTGAGAGCGGAGAACCTGTATCGGTGACAAAATTAAAACCGGGTGATAATGTGCTTGTATATATAGAAAAATCCGGAAGGCATTTTGGTATCCAGGTAGAAGAAACAATCGTTGAAAGATAA
- a CDS encoding fructose-bisphosphate aldolase (catalyzes the reversible formation of fructose 1,6-bisphosphate from glycerone phosphate and D-glyceraldehyde 3-phosphate), producing MVGKMIRLERIMNRVSGRTVIVPMDHGVTLGPISGIVNMKQTIDRIADGGANAVIVHKGVVRAGHRGSGKDIGLIIHLSASTSLSPDPNSKTLVCSVEEAIFLGGDAVSIHINLGASTEPHMLAQFGAVAKDCQRFGIPLIAMVYTRGKKITSEFEVKYVRHAARVGSELGADIVKINYTGSPESFKEVVEGCPVPVVIAGGEKVETDEQLLKMIDGSLIAGGAGVSIGRNTFQHKDPTKIVQVIGQMVHKNLPIKDALKMLKE from the coding sequence ATGGTAGGAAAAATGATAAGGTTAGAACGGATTATGAACAGGGTTTCAGGCAGAACAGTTATTGTTCCTATGGATCATGGTGTTACACTTGGGCCTATCTCAGGTATTGTAAATATGAAACAAACCATAGACAGGATAGCAGATGGCGGTGCAAATGCGGTTATTGTTCATAAAGGCGTTGTAAGAGCAGGGCACAGAGGTTCCGGAAAAGATATAGGACTTATTATACATCTTTCTGCAAGCACTTCTCTTTCACCTGACCCAAATTCAAAAACACTGGTTTGCAGTGTTGAAGAGGCAATATTTCTTGGTGGCGATGCAGTATCTATTCATATAAATTTAGGTGCAAGCACAGAACCACACATGCTTGCACAGTTTGGGGCGGTTGCAAAAGATTGTCAGAGGTTTGGGATACCACTCATTGCAATGGTGTACACAAGAGGGAAAAAGATTACAAGTGAGTTTGAGGTTAAATATGTCCGACACGCTGCCCGCGTGGGTTCAGAATTGGGGGCTGATATTGTAAAGATAAATTACACAGGAAGTCCTGAAAGTTTTAAGGAGGTTGTAGAGGGATGCCCGGTACCTGTTGTGATTGCAGGAGGTGAAAAGGTTGAAACGGATGAGCAGTTATTGAAAATGATAGATGGAAGTCTTATTGCAGGTGGTGCAGGTGTTTCAATAGGCAGGAACACATTTCAGCATAAAGACCCGACAAAAATCGTCCAGGTAATAGGACAGATGGTCCATAAAAATCTGCCGATAAAAGATGCATTAAAGATGTTAAAAGAATAG
- a CDS encoding histidinol-phosphate transaminase: MDIKKIAKENVLACKPYKGGKPIDELKREMGLKNVIKIASNESPFLPPKNVLRALEQGLSSINRYPDGDCYYLRLALSKTLKVPGNMFTFGNGSDEILVLTLMGFLKKDEEVIIAEPTFLVYKIASLIQGAKLKFVPLKNYRYDLPSMAGAATDKTKIIFIANPDNPTGSYITEKELKGFLKKIPNSIIVVLDEAYREFVCAKDYPFKTVDMVRSYPIIVMRTFSKIYSLAGIRIGYAISDPDITDVLNRVREPFNVNNLAQIGATESLKDKKYVQKVRKFISEQKSYLYKELERLNIRFVQSQTNFILLIFDFQGKEVYDFLLKKGIIVRDMSGWGLENCIRITVGLQQENRLFIKYLEEFIKNR; the protein is encoded by the coding sequence ATGGATATAAAAAAGATTGCAAAAGAAAATGTTCTTGCCTGTAAGCCGTATAAGGGGGGGAAGCCCATTGATGAATTAAAAAGGGAGATGGGTTTAAAGAATGTTATAAAGATTGCCTCAAATGAAAGCCCTTTTCTTCCCCCTAAAAATGTTTTAAGGGCATTAGAACAAGGATTATCTTCAATCAATCGCTATCCTGACGGGGATTGTTATTATTTAAGATTGGCACTTTCAAAAACTCTTAAAGTTCCCGGTAATATGTTTACATTCGGCAATGGTTCGGATGAAATTCTTGTTCTTACATTGATGGGTTTCTTAAAAAAAGACGAAGAGGTAATAATTGCAGAGCCTACATTTCTTGTTTATAAAATAGCAAGTCTTATTCAGGGGGCAAAACTGAAATTTGTCCCTCTTAAAAACTATAGATATGATTTGCCTTCTATGGCAGGTGCGGCAACAGATAAGACAAAAATTATATTTATTGCGAACCCCGACAATCCGACCGGAAGTTATATTACTGAAAAGGAACTAAAAGGTTTTTTAAAAAAAATTCCAAACAGTATAATTGTTGTTTTAGATGAGGCATACAGGGAGTTTGTATGCGCAAAGGACTATCCTTTTAAGACCGTTGATATGGTAAGATCATACCCTATCATAGTAATGAGGACATTTTCAAAAATCTATAGCCTTGCAGGAATAAGAATTGGTTATGCAATATCTGATCCTGATATTACAGATGTATTAAACAGAGTAAGAGAGCCATTCAATGTGAACAACCTTGCCCAGATAGGGGCAACAGAATCTTTAAAAGATAAAAAATATGTCCAAAAAGTAAGAAAGTTTATATCTGAACAAAAGTCTTATCTTTATAAAGAACTTGAAAGGCTGAATATCAGGTTTGTCCAAAGCCAGACAAATTTTATACTTTTAATATTTGATTTTCAGGGGAAAGAGGTTTATGATTTTCTTCTTAAAAAAGGAATAATTGTAAGGGATATGTCAGGTTGGGGGCTTGAAAACTGTATAAGAATTACAGTGGGGCTTCAACAAGAAAATAGACTATTCATAAAATATTTAGAAGAGTTCATAAAAAACAGATGA
- a CDS encoding isoprenyl transferase gives MKNIPKHIAIIMDGNGRWARLRGLPRLAGHGQGVKTVKKIVQVCADMGIKYLTLYAFSTENWRRPKLEIQGLMRLLKEFLRKEVEELNKNNVCLMTIGNIEEIPNFAKQELERAKQILQKNKGLVLNLALNYGARKEIVGAVKKFSRDCIGGKHKPEDLSENMFSSYLYTKDMPDPDILIRTGGQMRLSNFLLWQVSYTEIYITDKLWPDFDRKDLESAIQDCLKRHRRFGGL, from the coding sequence ATGAAAAACATACCAAAACATATTGCGATCATTATGGATGGAAATGGAAGATGGGCAAGATTAAGAGGACTTCCTCGTCTTGCAGGACACGGACAGGGTGTAAAAACTGTAAAAAAAATTGTCCAAGTCTGTGCCGATATGGGTATAAAGTATCTTACACTGTATGCATTCTCAACAGAAAACTGGAGGCGTCCTAAATTAGAGATCCAGGGACTTATGAGACTGTTGAAAGAGTTTTTAAGAAAAGAGGTTGAAGAACTTAACAAAAACAATGTCTGTCTTATGACAATTGGAAATATAGAAGAGATTCCGAATTTTGCAAAACAGGAACTTGAAAGGGCAAAACAGATATTGCAAAAAAACAAGGGACTTGTTCTTAATCTTGCATTAAATTATGGCGCAAGAAAAGAGATTGTGGGGGCTGTGAAAAAATTTTCAAGGGATTGTATTGGAGGAAAGCACAAACCCGAAGACCTTAGTGAGAATATGTTTTCATCTTATTTATATACAAAAGATATGCCGGACCCAGACATTTTAATAAGAACAGGCGGACAGATGAGGTTGAGTAATTTTCTTTTATGGCAGGTTTCATATACAGAAATATATATAACGGATAAACTCTGGCCTGACTTTGATAGAAAAGATTTAGAATCTGCAATACAAGACTGTTTGAAAAGGCATAGAAGATTTGGAGGGCTGTGA
- a CDS encoding AmmeMemoRadiSam system radical SAM enzyme, with the protein MHKALFYEKLEDKKVICRLCNHFCVITNNSAGICSVRINKEGTLYTLVYGKIVADNIDPIEKKPFFHFLPGSFSYSISTVGCNFQCGFCQNYEMAQAPRMGIFPDVPDVGPEQVIKKALQYNCQSISYTYTEPTIFFEFVYDCCKIAKQQGLKNNFVTNGFISPDALEMIAPYLDAANVDVKGNEDFYTSVCKARFEPVLQNIRRMKKLGIWVEITTLLIPEYNDNNKTFDMLSKKFFDIDPEMPWHFSRFFPAYKFSNHYPTPEQTVYKYRENALKMGFKYVYAGNISEEGQTESTKCPQCSKLLIKRSGFSVLENNIKKDICPDCGRKISGVF; encoded by the coding sequence ATGCATAAGGCACTTTTTTATGAGAAATTAGAAGATAAGAAGGTAATATGCAGACTCTGCAATCATTTTTGTGTTATAACAAACAACAGCGCAGGTATATGTAGTGTAAGGATAAACAAAGAAGGTACACTTTATACTCTTGTGTACGGAAAAATTGTTGCAGACAATATAGACCCTATTGAAAAAAAACCATTTTTTCATTTCCTTCCAGGAAGTTTTTCCTATTCAATTTCAACAGTTGGTTGTAATTTCCAGTGCGGATTCTGTCAAAATTATGAAATGGCACAGGCGCCGCGCATGGGTATATTTCCAGATGTTCCTGATGTCGGCCCTGAACAGGTTATTAAAAAGGCTCTTCAATATAACTGTCAAAGCATATCCTATACATATACAGAACCTACCATATTTTTTGAATTTGTATATGATTGTTGCAAGATAGCAAAACAACAGGGGCTTAAAAATAATTTTGTAACAAATGGTTTCATAAGCCCTGATGCATTAGAGATGATAGCCCCATATTTAGATGCTGCAAATGTGGATGTGAAAGGCAACGAGGATTTTTATACATCAGTCTGTAAGGCCAGGTTTGAACCTGTACTACAGAATATAAGAAGAATGAAAAAACTTGGCATATGGGTTGAGATAACAACCCTTCTTATACCCGAATACAATGATAATAATAAAACATTTGATATGTTATCAAAAAAGTTTTTTGATATAGACCCCGAGATGCCATGGCATTTTTCAAGATTTTTCCCTGCATATAAATTTTCTAACCATTATCCAACCCCCGAACAAACAGTTTATAAATACAGGGAAAATGCCTTAAAAATGGGATTTAAGTATGTATACGCTGGCAATATATCCGAAGAAGGTCAAACAGAGTCTACAAAATGTCCGCAGTGTTCTAAACTGCTTATAAAAAGGTCAGGGTTTTCTGTTTTAGAAAACAATATAAAGAAAGATATATGTCCTGATTGTGGCAGGAAAATATCAGGGGTGTTTTAA